Part of the Crossiella cryophila genome, GCGCAGTTCGGGTGGTCCGTGCACGTCGGCGCGGGCGTCCAGGCGGCCGCTGGCGACCCTGGCGGTGACCTCGTCCAGGCGGCGGATGGGCCGCAGGATCCAGCGGGAGACCGGCCAGGCGGCACCGATCAGGGCGAGCAGCGGGACCAGGCCGTTGAGCGCGAGCAACAGCCAGGTGTTGACGATCTGGTGGCGCAGGCTGTCCGAGGGGGACACGGTGACCACGGCGGCCACCACCTGGCTGTCCCGGCCGACCGGTTCGACCACGACCAGCGGGGTGGTCTGCCAGGGCCAGACCACGCCGGGCGGGTTGGGTCGGTAGCCGGCGAAGGCCACGCTCAGGCCCTCGCGCACGCCGGGGGTGTTGAGGTCGATGGGGGTGTCGGAGGGCAGCATCACGTTGCCGCCGGGGTCGACCAGCACGGCGGGGATGTTGTAGAGCCGGTGGTAGCGGGTCAGCTCGTCCTGCAGCGGGGCGGTGCGGTCCAGCGCGAGCACGTTCTCGGCGAGCGCGGCGAACCGGCTGGCGTCGCTGAGCCGGTCCAGGTAGACCGACTGGGTCTCCTGCTGGCCGATCGCGGCGGCCAGTGGCACCCCGAAGGCGGCGGCCATCGCCACCAGCAACGGCACCAGCACCGCGAGCAGTCGGCGGAGCACCCCGGCCCCCTACCGGGCCATGCGGTAGCCGACGCCGCGCACGGTCTCGATGCGCACGAACGGGCCGAGCTTGCCGCGCAGGGTGGCGATGTGGGTGTCCAGGCTGCGCGAGCGGGCCTCCCAGCTGGCGTGCCAGACCTGGTCCAGGATGCGGTCCCGGCTGACCACGCTGCCCGGCCGGGCGGCGAGCAGGGCGAGCACGTCGAACTCCTTGCGGGTGAGCGTGATCTGCTCGCCGGAGACGGTGGCGGTGCGCGAGCCGAGGTCCAGCCGCAGCGGGCCGACCTCCATCACCTCGTGCTCCTCGCTGTCCGCGCGGGCGGCCCTGGTGCGGCGCAGCACGGCCTCGATCCTGGCCAGCAGCTCGGCGGTGCCGAAGGGTTTGACCACGTAGTCGTCGGCGCCGCTGCGCAGGCCGAGCACGCGTTCGCGTTCCTCGCTGCGCGCGGTGACGGCGATGACCGCGGTGCCCTCGCGTTGCCGGAGTTTGCGCAGCACGTCCAGACCGTCGGCGTCGGGCAGGCCGAGGTCGAGCAGCACCACATCGGCCGGGGCCGCCTGGAGCGCCGCGGCCGCGGTGGCGGCGCGGAGGACTTCGTAGCCGGCGTGCTGCAACGCGGTCACCAGCCCGCGTGCCACCCGGTCGTCGTCCTCCACTACGAGGATCCGCATGAGGATCGATACTAGGCCGCGGCGGAGGGCACTGATGTCCACTACGCCGCCGAGATCGACTCGGACATGGCAGAATTCGAACCACCGGCAGTGCACCAGGCCACCGGAGTGAGTGACCACACGCCTGGAGGCGGCCATGGTGATCCGGAAAACGGATGCCGAGATCGAGCAGATGGCGACGGCGGGAGCGATCCTGGCCGAGGTGCACGAGGAACTACGCGCGGCCCTGCGCCCCGGCCTGACCACCGCTGATCTGGACAAGGTGGCGGCGCGCACGATCGAGAAGCGCGGCGCGAAACCCGGTTTCTTCGGCTACAACGGCTACCCCGCGGTGATCAACGCCTCGGTTGGTGACCAGATCGTGCACGGCATCCCCTCGCGGGAGACGAAGCTGCGCGCCGGCGACGTGCTCAGCCTGGACTGCGGGGTGGTCTGGAACGGGTTCCACTCGGATGCGGCCTGCACGTGGATCGTGGGTGGCGAGGAGGCCGCGCCGGAGCCGTTGCGGGTGCTGGTGGCGGAGACCTATCGCGCGCTGTGGGCCGGGATCGGGGCGTTGCGGGTGGGTAATCGGATCGGGGATGTCTCGGCGGCGATCGGGGCGGTGGGGGCCGCCGGGGGGTACGGGGTGGTGTCGGACCACAACGGGCACGCGATCGGGGGGCATGGGATCGGGCGGTCGCTGCATGAGGATCCGTTCGTGCCTGGGCGGGGACGGCCAGGGCGGGGGTTGCGGCTGAAGCCTGGGTTGGTGCTGGCTATCGAGCCGATGTTCACGACGGGGCATCCTGGGTTCCGGACGCTGGGGGATGACTGGACCGTGGTGACGGTGGACGGGAGCACGGCGGCCCACTGGGAGCACACGGTGGCGATCACCGAGGGCGGACCCCGGGTACTGACCGCTCGCCCCGAGGAACTGGGACGGACTGAGCTGTCACACCTGGGCTGATCGCCAAGACCGACCCAGGCGACTCCACCCGCCCACAACGGCCAACGACCCGTCCCACAACGGCCAACACGCCGACAGGGTTTCAACCCTGCCGGCGTGTTGGCCGTTCTCGTACCGCGTGTTGGCCGTTCTGGTACGGCGTGTTGGCCGTTCTTGTACGCCTTGTTGGCCGTTGTGGGCGGGTCAGGCTTCGGGCTTGGGGTCTTCCTTGCGGGGTGCCGGGTCCTTGGGGGCCTGGTCCGCGGGGGTGTCGGCGGGGACCTTGGCCTCCTCGGGCTTGGGGCCCAGGCCGGCGGGGGGTTCTTCGCCTTCGGGGGTGGGCCTGGTGGGGTCGTCCTCGTCCGGGGCTGGGTCCTGGCGCCAGTCGGCCGGGTCCTCGCGCTTGCCGCGGACCAGGAGCAGGAAGGCGACGGCGCCCAGGAAGACCACGGCACTGACGATGACGTTGATGCGGACGCCGAACACCAGGGTGGCGGTGTCGGTGCGCATGATCTCGATCCAGAAGCGGCCCGCGGTGTAGCCGGCCACGTAGAGGGCGAAGACGCGGCCGTGGCCCAGCCGGAACTTGCGGTCGGCCCAGACCAGCAGCAGGGCCACACCCAGGTTCCAGATCAGCTCGTACAGGAACGTGGGGTGGACCACCGCGATGGGGGTGTGGTCGGTGGCGACGCCGCCGAGGGCGTCGGGGAGGCCGGTGTCCGGGTTGATGCGGCGGTAGATCTCCAGGCCCCATGGCAGGTCGGTGGGGCCGCCGAAGAGTTCCTGGTTGAACCAGTTGCCGAGGCGGCCGACCGCCTGGGCGACCACGATGCCGGGGGCGACCGCGTCGGCGAAGACGGCGAGCGGGACGCCCCGGCGGCGGCAGCCGATCAGGGCGCCGACCGCGCCAAGGGCGATGGCGCCCCAGATGCCAAGGCCGCCGTTCCAGATGTAGAGGGCCTCGATCGGGTTGCCGTCGGGGCCGAAGTACTTGGGCCAGTCCGTGGCCACGTGGTACAGCCTGCCGCCGATGAGCCCGAAGGGCACCGCGTACACCGCGACGTCCACCACCGTGCCGGACTCGCCACCGCGGGCGATGAGGCGGCGTTCGCCCCACCAGATCGCGATGATGATGCCCGCGATGATGCACAGCGCGTAGGCACGCAACGGGAACGGCCCGAGCTGCCACACGCCGCGGTCAGGGCTGGGGATGGTCGCCAGGAAGGCCGAGGAATCGGCCATCAGTGCGGTCAGCGTCGCGCCAGTCACAGGCCACACCGTAGCCCCCCGGCGTCAGCTCACGGTGTGCCGGGAGGGGAACTGCCGATCACGCGCCGGTCACGACCGCCGACCGCACGCCCGCCGCGAGTTCCCCGGCCAGCTCACGCACGCCCTGTTCGCCACGCGCCGTGGCCGAGACGAAGGCCGAGCCGACGATGACCGCGTCCGCGAACGCGGCCACCTCGGCCGCCTGCGCGCCGGAGCGGACGCCGAGGCCGACGCCGACCGGGATGTCGGTGTGCTGGCGGAGGCGGCCGACCAGGGTCGGGGCCATGCTGCTGACGGTGTCCCTGGCGCCGGTGACGCCCATGGTGGAGGCGGCGTAGAGGAAGCCGCGGCTGGCCTTGGCCGCGCGGACCAGGCGTTCGTCGGTGGAGGCCGGGGCGACCAGGAAGATGCGGTCCAGGTCGTGCGTCTCGGCGGCGGCCAGCCAGTCCTCGGCCTCGTCCGGGATGAGGTCCGGGGTGATCACGCCGAGGCCACCGGCGGCGGCCAGGTCGCGGGCGAAGGCGTCCACGCCGTAGCGGTGCACCGGGTTCCAGTAGGTCATGACCACCGCGCGGCCGCCCTTGGCGGCGAGGGCCTCGACGGTGGGGAACAGGTCCCGCACCCGGAAGCCGTTGCGCAGCGCCTGGTGCGCGGCGGCCTCGACCGTGGGGCCGTCCATCACCGGGTCGGAGTGCGGCAGGCCGACCTCGACCAGGTCGCAGCCGCCGTCGATCATCGCCGAGAGCAGCGCGGTGCCCTCGGGGACCGTGGGGTAGCCCGCGGGCAGGTAGCCGACCAGTGCCGCGCGGTTCTCGGCGCGGCAGGTCTCGAACAGCGGGGCGAGCCGCGACATCAGGCGTCCTCTCCGACCAGGCCGAACCACTTCGACGCCGTGTGCACGTCCTTGTCCCCGCGCCCGGACAGGCACACCAGGATGGTGCCGTCGGGACCGAGTTCCCGGCCGAGTTCGAGCGCGCCGGCCAGCGCGTGCGCGGACTCGATGGCCGGGATGATGCCCTCGGTGCGGCAGAGCAGCTGGAAGGCGGCCATCGCCTCGGCGTCGGTGACCGGCCGGTACTCGGCCCGCCCGATGTCCTTGAGCCAGGAGTGCTCCGGCCCGACCCCCGGGTAGTCCAGCCCCGCGGAGATCGAGTGCGCCTCGGTGATCTGCCCGTCCTCGTCCTGCAGCAGGTAGGACCGGGTGCCGTGCAGCACGCCGGGGCTGCCGGCGGACAGCGTCGCGCCGTGCCTGCCGCTGTCCAGGCCCTCGCCGCCGGGCTCCAGGCCGACCAGCCGCACGGCCGGGTCGTCGATGAAGCCGTGGAAGATGCCGATCGCGTTGGACCCGCCGCCCACACAGGCCGCCACCACGTCGGGCAGCTTCCCGGTGCGCGCCAGCACCTGTTCCCGCGACTCCTGCCCGATGACCTTGTGCAGGTTGCGCACGATCACCGGGAACGGGTGCGGACCGGCCGCGGTGCCCAGCAGGTAGTGCGTGCGGTCGACGTTGGCCACCCAGTCCCGCAGCGCCTCGTTGATCGCGTCCTTGAGCGTGCGCGACCCGGTCTTGACCGGGATGACCTCGGCGCCCAGCAGCCGCATCCGGGCCACGTTGAGCGCCTGCCGCTCGGTGTCGACCTCGCCCATGTAGACCAGGCACTCCAGCCCGAGCAGCGCGCAGGCGGTGGCCGTGGCCACGCCGTGCTGCCCGGCCCCGGTCTCCGCGATCACCCGGGTCTTGCCCATCCGCTTGGTCAGCAACGCCTGGCCCAGCACATTGTTGATCTTGTGCGAGCCGGTGTGGTTGAGGTCCTCGCGCTTGAGCAGGATCCGCGCGCCGCCCGCGTGCTCACCGAAGCGCGGGGCGTCGGTGAGCGGGGACGGGCGGCCCGCGTAGTCCTTGAGCAACCGGTCCAGCTCGCCGGTGAACTCCGGGTCCACCCTGGCCGACTCATAGGCCGCTGACAGCTCGTCCAGCGCGGCGACCAGGGCCTCCGGCATGAACCGGCCGCCGTAGGGGCCGAAGTGGCCACGGTCGTCCGGGCCGTGCTCGAGGAGCTGTTCGGACTGGTTGACGCTCATGTTGTGCTTGCTCTCCTAGAGCGAGTTCAGCGACTGGGTCGCGGGCACGCGGGGTGCGATCCGGCGGTCACCAACTGGGTCACCGCTGCCCTGGGGTCACCACTGGTCACCAGGCCCTCGCCGACCAGCACCGCGTCCGCGCCGACCCCGGCGAAGGCCATCAGGTCGCCGGGACCGCGCACACCGGACTCGGCGATCTTGATGGTCTCCCAGGGCAGGCCGGGCGCGATCCGCCCGAACACGTCCCGGTCGACCTCCAGCGTGTGCAGGTTGCGGGCGTTGATCCCGATCACCTTGGCACCGGCCTCCAGCGCGCGGTCGGCCTCCTCCGCGGTGTGCACCTCGACCAGCGCGGTCATCCCGAGCGACTCGACCCGGTCCAGCAGCGACTCCAGCGCGAACTGCTCCAGCGCCGCCACGATCAGCAGCACCATGTCCGCGCCGTGTGCCCGCGCCTCGTGCACCTGGTACGGGGTGACGATGAAGTCCTTGCGCAGCAACGGAACATCGACCACCGCGCGCACCGCGTCAAGATCGGCCAGCGAGCCGCCGAAGCGACGGCCCTCGGTCAGCACGCTGATCACCCTGGCGCCACCGGCCGCGTAATCCTTGGCCAGCTCGGCCGGTTCCGGGATGTCGGCCAGCGTGCCCTTGGACGGGCTGCGCCGCTTGACCTCCGCGATCACGCCGACACCCGGCGCACGCAACGCCGCCAGCACGTCCTTGGCCGCCGGGGCCAACTGGGCGCGTTCCTTGATCAACTCGAAGGGGACCTCCGCCTCACGGACGGCCAGATCCGCGCGCGCACCCTCGACAATCTCCTCCAGGATGCTCACGCGCACTCCCCGTTTTGCCTCAGCTCGCTCGCAAGCTCCCGCACTTGAAACCCCTTCCCGCCGCGCCGAAGCGCCGAAAGGATGCTAACCCCGCCGCCGGTCGGCTTCTGGCATCGGGTCGGCAGATCCGCCCTGGGTAGCAAGGTCGTTCGTCGTTTCGGCGGTGTCGCGCAGGGTGGGATCGGCCCCGGAGTCGAGGCTGTCCCACAGGCGACGATCAGCGTCAACCGATCGGCGGACCTGGCTTGACGCGGCATATTTTCCACCCATCCGCGGCATTCGGTGCCCCTTGACCAGCACCAGGATCCCACTGCCGAACAGGGTAAGCAGGCCAACCACCGCGAGTGCTGAACCAGCCACGGAGTGCGAGGAGAACCCGTCCCACAGCAACACCGCGCCGCCACAGGCGACCACCGCGACGATCCCGCCGAGCACCCGCCGGAACCAACCGCCCGCGGCCAGCACGCCCGCGACGGCGGCCACCGCGAAGGCGGCCAATCCGGCCGCCGGGGCCAGTCCGGCGGCCAGTCCACTGGCGCCCCAGAGCAGACCGGCGGTGACCGCGAGCAGCAGCAGGACAGTCCACAGTGGACCGCTGCCGGGCCGCCGTGGCGCCGGTGCGGACGCCGGCTCGCCGACGGGCTCTGGTTCAGCGCTCACTGGCCAGCTCCAGGGTCTCCGCGGTGGCGATCGCGGCCAGCACCGCGCGCGCCTTGTTGAGGCATTCGGTGTCCTCTGCGACCGGATCGGAGTCGGCCACCACGCCCGCGCCCGCCTGCACGTAGGCCCGGCCCTGCTTCATCAGCGCGGTGCGGATGGCGATCGCGGTGTCGGCGTCCCCGGCGAAGTCGAGGTAGCCGACCACGCCGCCGTAGAGGGCGCGGCGACTGGGCTCCAGCTCCTCGATCAGCTCCATCGCGCGCGGTTTGGGCGCGCCGGAGAGGGTGCCTGCCGGGAAGCAGGCGGTGACCGCGTCGAAGGCGGTGCGGCCGGGGGCCAGCTCACCGGTGACCGCGGAGACGATGTGCATGACGTGGCTGTACCGCTCCACGCTGAAGAAATCGACCACGTGCACCGAGCCGGGCGTGCAGACCCGGCCGAGGTCGTTGCGGGCCAGGTCGACCAGCATCAGGTGCTCGGCGCGTTCCTTCTCATCCGAGAGCAGGTCCTTGGCCAGCAGCGCGTCCTCCTCGTCGTCGGCGCCGCGCCAGCGGGTGCCCGCGATGGGGTGGGTGGTCACCTTGCCGTCCCGGACTGTGACCAACGCCTCGGGGCTGGATCCCACGATGTCGAACCCGTCCAGCCGCAGCAGGTACATGTACGGGCTGGGGTTGGTGGTGCGCAGCACCCGGTAGACGTCCAGCGCGTCCGCGTCGGTGTCCACTTCGAACCGTTGCGAGATGACGATCTGGAACGCCTCGCCGGCCCGGATGGCCTCCTTGGCGGTCTCCACCGCGGCCCGGTAGTCGGTGCTGGTGCGCTGCCGGTCGAAGCGCGGCTGCGGACGCTGGAAGACCGCGGCGGTGGGTGCGGCCGCGGTGCACAGGTTCGCGGTCATCCGCTCCAGCCTGGCCACCGCGTCGTCGTAGGCGGCGTCGACCCGTTCGTCGGTGTCGTCCCAGTTCACCGCGTTGGCGATGAGGGTGATGACGCCCTCGTGGTGGTCCAGCGCGGCCAGGTCGGTGGCCAGCAGCATGACCAGCTCGGGGATGTCCAGGTCGGCCGTTGCCAGGCTGGGCAGCCGTTCCAGGCGGCGCACGGTGTCGTAGCCGAGGTAGCCGACCATGCCGCCGGTCAGCGGCGGCAGACCGGGCAGCGGATCGGTGTGCAGTGCCTCGACGGTCTGTCGCAGCGCGACCAGCGGGTCGCCACCACTGGGCATGCCCACCGGCGGCGTGCCGGTCCACACGGCCTCGCCGTCGGCCACGGTGAGCGCGGCCGGGCTGTGCACGCCGACGAAGGACCAGCGGGACCAGGAACGCCCGTTCTCGGCGGACTCGAACAGGAAGGTGCCGGGCCGGCTGGCGGCGAGTTTGCGGTACACCCCGAGCGGGGTCTCGCCGTCGGCGAGCAGTCGGCGCACCACCGGGATCACCCGGCGACCGCGGGCGAGTTCGCGGAACTCCTCCCGGCTCGGGCTGACCTCGCCCATCGGCGTGCCGCCGGGGCGGGTGCTGGTGACTGTGGGGCTGACCGCGCTGACCATGCGGGACATTGTGCCGGGTCGGTGGTAGATGATGTGCCGGTGGCCGAGAGCACTGCACCCAGACGACGCGGGCGACGTCCCGCGGGCGAGGACACCAAGGGGGCGCTGCTGAGCGCCGCGCGGGCGGTGTTCACCGAACAGGGTTACGACGGCGCCACCGTCCGGATGATCGCGGCCAGGGCCCAGGTCGACCCGGCGATGGTCAACCACTGGTTCGGCGGCAAGGAAAGCCTCTTCGCCGCCGCCGTGCAGATGCCGATCACCCCGGAACAGATCCTGGAAACGGTCATCCCCGGCCCCAAGGATGAACTCGGCGCCCGCATCGTCCGCCGTTTCGTCTCGGTCTGGGACGAGACCGGCGGCGGCCCGTTCGTGGCCCTGATGCGCAGCGCCTCCAGCCACGACGACGCCGCGGCCATGCTGCGCGAGTTCATCACGCACGCCCTGTTCGGGCGGATCGCGCGGGCGATCGAGGCGGACCGGCCGGAGTTCCGGGCGGCGCTGGTGGGGTCGCAGGTGGCCGGGCTGGGGATGATGCGGTACGTGATCAAGGTGGAGCCGTTGGCTTCGGCGGATCATGACACGGTGGTGGCTGCGGTGGCGCCGACGTTGCAGCGGTATCTGACGGGGGATCTGGGGGCGGGTTAGGCGGGCGGGGTGCCGTTGGGCCACAGGCACGGCGTGACGCCGCCGAGGTAGAGCTTGCCGAGGTCGTTGCCTTCGAGGCTGAACCGGAATTCATCAGGTTCCCGCTGCACCCACAGGTACCAGTCCTTCGGGCGGGAGTCGGTCAGCACGGTGTAGCCATTGCCGCTCCAGAATGCCCTGAGCGCGTCGAAGTACTCGGTGAACTTCGCCGGGTCCAGGTCGTGGATCTGGTAGCTGACCGACACCTGGACCCGCCCCTGTGGTCCATGGTCGGACGGCTGGTCGCAGGGGGCGGTGCTGAACAACTCGGTGCCACCCGAGTTCACCAGACGGGCGTGGGCGGGCAGGCGCGCAGCGGCCTGCCGCGTGTACTCCTCGACCCGGCGGGCGCCTTCCGCGGCGGTGATGGTCGGCTGCATCCCTCTCCTGCTCCATTGGTAGACGTACACGGCCACCCCGGCCACCAGCACCGCCACCACGGCGATGGCCACGCCGAGGAACCAGCGCCTAGTCCGTCGGCTTCCCGGCAATGATCCTCCCCATGTTCCGCAACGAGCTGCTGCGCTCTTCCCAATACTCGCTGTGGGCCTTTTCGCTCAGCCCGCCCAGCAAAGCCGGACCGCGAGTGCCGGGATCGGAGGTGAACACCTTGCCCCCGAATCCGGGACTGGCCGGGTCGGGGCCATGCGGATCGATCTCCAGCCGCGGCCCAGGCTGCCCCGGCCCCGGCACCATCGGGTCCGGCGCGCTGGGCGGCAGCCCCGCAGCCGGGATCGGGATGTTGGTGCCCTTGATGATGTCGTGCTGGGCGACGCTGGCGTGCACGCGATCCGGCGGCATGTTGAGCTGATCGGCCCGCTCGACACCGACTCCCGGGCTGCCGATGAAGACCAGTTCGTCAGCCTTGATCCCCATGTCCCTGGCGGTGTGCCCGACCACGGTGGAGCCGTAGCTGTGCCCGACCACGGTGTTGTGCGACGGCGCGCCCTCATGGGTGACGCGCAGGCCGTCCTGGAACCGGGCCAGGTCAGCCCTGGCGTTGTCGGCGTAGCTGTCCTGGGCCGCACCGGGGACGATGCTCTGCGGGGCGTCGTAGCCAACCCAGCTGATCACCGAGGTCGATGGCGACCCCGCCCGCGCCGCCGCGTAGGCCATGGCGTCGGCGTGATTGAGGTAGCTCCCGCCCTCTGCGAGTCCGGACTTGGTGCCCGGCACCAGCGTGGCCACGTTCGCCGACCGGTCCGGATCGCCCATCGCCACCACCGCCCGTCCCTGGCCGTCGGCGCTGACCCGGAGCAGGAACGGCTGCTGCTGGCGTTCGCTGGGCGGGGCGGCCAGCCGCTGGGCGATCGCGTCCAGACCCTTGAGCTTCCCCCGCAACTCGTCCAACCGCTTCTCGTCGTCCGGCGTCCGGTACGCCTTGGCCTCCAGCCGCGTGCGCTCCTCCCCCAGGCTCGCCCGCAACCCCGCCAGCACCACCCGATTGGCCCGGTCCCGCACCACCGCCGGAATGCCGTCCAGAGCGCCGATCCGGGCGCCGTCGGTGGCCAGCAGCGACTCGCGGTCGGCGATGCTCAGCCCGTCCCACCACTTCTTCACCTCGGCGGGCGAGGTGCCAGCAGCCGGGACGGTGGCGCTCGCCGGGGTGCACACCTGGATGCCGCCCGGCGCCATGCCGGTCGCCTCCTGGGTGATCCGGCGGATCGCCGCGGCGGCCTCAGCGTCCACGGTGGCGGCCTGCCGGAGGGCGTCGCGCAGGGTGGTGGTCAGTTCGGCGCACAGTTGTGCCCGGTTCGGGTGACCTGCCTGGGACGGAGTGGCCACGACCACCGCGTCATCGGCGACGTAGCCGTCGCTGGAGACCCGCAGGCGGTGCAGGTGCGCCGTGTGCAGCGCGGTGCGCAGGATCTCCTGCGCACGGGTCAGGCGCTCCCCCGCGTCGCGCAGCACCGGCGGGATGCCGGTGAGGCCGCGCGCGAGGTCACCCAATCGGGTGCGCTGGCCGCTGATCTGCTGCTTGGCCTGTTCGGCCGCTGCCCCGCGCCACTGCGCCAGCGCGCCCAGCGCCCTGGTGGCCTCCTCGGCGCGGGTGGTCATCGACTTGGCCAGGTCCTGCCAGCGCTGCGCGGCGCGGGTGAACACCGTGGGTTCGGCCTCGCGCAGTTCGTCGACCGTGGTCATTTCGGCGTCAGCCCGCCACGTGCGGTGTCCTCCGCCTCGGCGTAGGTCCGCGCGTTCAGCTCCAGGGTGTCGCCTGCCACCGCGATCTTGGTCGCGATGCCGGTGAGGGCGAGCGACCAGGTGTCCTCGCACTGGGCCAGGGCCTGGGCCAGTGCGAATGACGTGTTGGCCGCCGCGTCGCCGTCCTGCGCGCCGCTGTTGGCGCGGATGTCCCGGTGTGTCTGGTCGGCCATCGCCAGCAGGTCCCGGCCGGCTCTGGTGAGTTGGTCGGCGCTGACCGCGAGCTTCCCCGTCAAGGTTCCCCCCTTGATCGTCCTCCCCGCCGACCGTAGCAGCGCCTACCCCGGCCGGTCGCTACTCAGTCCTCCATTCGGAGCAGCACGTCCGCGTCGAAACAGGTCCGCTCCCCCGTGTGACAGGCCGCCCCCACCTGATCCACCACCAGCAGCAACGTGTCCCCGTCACAA contains:
- a CDS encoding response regulator transcription factor: MRILVVEDDDRVARGLVTALQHAGYEVLRAATAAAALQAAPADVVLLDLGLPDADGLDVLRKLRQREGTAVIAVTARSEERERVLGLRSGADDYVVKPFGTAELLARIEAVLRRTRAARADSEEHEVMEVGPLRLDLGSRTATVSGEQITLTRKEFDVLALLAARPGSVVSRDRILDQVWHASWEARSRSLDTHIATLRGKLGPFVRIETVRGVGYRMAR
- the map gene encoding type I methionyl aminopeptidase, whose translation is MTTRLEAAMVIRKTDAEIEQMATAGAILAEVHEELRAALRPGLTTADLDKVAARTIEKRGAKPGFFGYNGYPAVINASVGDQIVHGIPSRETKLRAGDVLSLDCGVVWNGFHSDAACTWIVGGEEAAPEPLRVLVAETYRALWAGIGALRVGNRIGDVSAAIGAVGAAGGYGVVSDHNGHAIGGHGIGRSLHEDPFVPGRGRPGRGLRLKPGLVLAIEPMFTTGHPGFRTLGDDWTVVTVDGSTAAHWEHTVAITEGGPRVLTARPEELGRTELSHLG
- the lgt gene encoding prolipoprotein diacylglyceryl transferase; its protein translation is MADSSAFLATIPSPDRGVWQLGPFPLRAYALCIIAGIIIAIWWGERRLIARGGESGTVVDVAVYAVPFGLIGGRLYHVATDWPKYFGPDGNPIEALYIWNGGLGIWGAIALGAVGALIGCRRRGVPLAVFADAVAPGIVVAQAVGRLGNWFNQELFGGPTDLPWGLEIYRRINPDTGLPDALGGVATDHTPIAVVHPTFLYELIWNLGVALLLVWADRKFRLGHGRVFALYVAGYTAGRFWIEIMRTDTATLVFGVRINVIVSAVVFLGAVAFLLLVRGKREDPADWRQDPAPDEDDPTRPTPEGEEPPAGLGPKPEEAKVPADTPADQAPKDPAPRKEDPKPEA
- the trpA gene encoding tryptophan synthase subunit alpha translates to MSRLAPLFETCRAENRAALVGYLPAGYPTVPEGTALLSAMIDGGCDLVEVGLPHSDPVMDGPTVEAAAHQALRNGFRVRDLFPTVEALAAKGGRAVVMTYWNPVHRYGVDAFARDLAAAGGLGVITPDLIPDEAEDWLAAAETHDLDRIFLVAPASTDERLVRAAKASRGFLYAASTMGVTGARDTVSSMAPTLVGRLRQHTDIPVGVGLGVRSGAQAAEVAAFADAVIVGSAFVSATARGEQGVRELAGELAAGVRSAVVTGA
- the trpB gene encoding tryptophan synthase subunit beta, encoding MSVNQSEQLLEHGPDDRGHFGPYGGRFMPEALVAALDELSAAYESARVDPEFTGELDRLLKDYAGRPSPLTDAPRFGEHAGGARILLKREDLNHTGSHKINNVLGQALLTKRMGKTRVIAETGAGQHGVATATACALLGLECLVYMGEVDTERQALNVARMRLLGAEVIPVKTGSRTLKDAINEALRDWVANVDRTHYLLGTAAGPHPFPVIVRNLHKVIGQESREQVLARTGKLPDVVAACVGGGSNAIGIFHGFIDDPAVRLVGLEPGGEGLDSGRHGATLSAGSPGVLHGTRSYLLQDEDGQITEAHSISAGLDYPGVGPEHSWLKDIGRAEYRPVTDAEAMAAFQLLCRTEGIIPAIESAHALAGALELGRELGPDGTILVCLSGRGDKDVHTASKWFGLVGEDA
- the trpC gene encoding indole-3-glycerol phosphate synthase TrpC produces the protein MSILEEIVEGARADLAVREAEVPFELIKERAQLAPAAKDVLAALRAPGVGVIAEVKRRSPSKGTLADIPEPAELAKDYAAGGARVISVLTEGRRFGGSLADLDAVRAVVDVPLLRKDFIVTPYQVHEARAHGADMVLLIVAALEQFALESLLDRVESLGMTALVEVHTAEEADRALEAGAKVIGINARNLHTLEVDRDVFGRIAPGLPWETIKIAESGVRGPGDLMAFAGVGADAVLVGEGLVTSGDPRAAVTQLVTAGSHPACPRPSR
- a CDS encoding Trp biosynthesis-associated membrane protein translates to MSAEPEPVGEPASAPAPRRPGSGPLWTVLLLLAVTAGLLWGASGLAAGLAPAAGLAAFAVAAVAGVLAAGGWFRRVLGGIVAVVACGGAVLLWDGFSSHSVAGSALAVVGLLTLFGSGILVLVKGHRMPRMGGKYAASSQVRRSVDADRRLWDSLDSGADPTLRDTAETTNDLATQGGSADPMPEADRRRG
- a CDS encoding anthranilate synthase component I, giving the protein MVSAVSPTVTSTRPGGTPMGEVSPSREEFRELARGRRVIPVVRRLLADGETPLGVYRKLAASRPGTFLFESAENGRSWSRWSFVGVHSPAALTVADGEAVWTGTPPVGMPSGGDPLVALRQTVEALHTDPLPGLPPLTGGMVGYLGYDTVRRLERLPSLATADLDIPELVMLLATDLAALDHHEGVITLIANAVNWDDTDERVDAAYDDAVARLERMTANLCTAAAPTAAVFQRPQPRFDRQRTSTDYRAAVETAKEAIRAGEAFQIVISQRFEVDTDADALDVYRVLRTTNPSPYMYLLRLDGFDIVGSSPEALVTVRDGKVTTHPIAGTRWRGADDEEDALLAKDLLSDEKERAEHLMLVDLARNDLGRVCTPGSVHVVDFFSVERYSHVMHIVSAVTGELAPGRTAFDAVTACFPAGTLSGAPKPRAMELIEELEPSRRALYGGVVGYLDFAGDADTAIAIRTALMKQGRAYVQAGAGVVADSDPVAEDTECLNKARAVLAAIATAETLELASER
- a CDS encoding TetR/AcrR family transcriptional regulator is translated as MPVAESTAPRRRGRRPAGEDTKGALLSAARAVFTEQGYDGATVRMIAARAQVDPAMVNHWFGGKESLFAAAVQMPITPEQILETVIPGPKDELGARIVRRFVSVWDETGGGPFVALMRSASSHDDAAAMLREFITHALFGRIARAIEADRPEFRAALVGSQVAGLGMMRYVIKVEPLASADHDTVVAAVAPTLQRYLTGDLGAG
- a CDS encoding alpha/beta hydrolase → MTTVDELREAEPTVFTRAAQRWQDLAKSMTTRAEEATRALGALAQWRGAAAEQAKQQISGQRTRLGDLARGLTGIPPVLRDAGERLTRAQEILRTALHTAHLHRLRVSSDGYVADDAVVVATPSQAGHPNRAQLCAELTTTLRDALRQAATVDAEAAAAIRRITQEATGMAPGGIQVCTPASATVPAAGTSPAEVKKWWDGLSIADRESLLATDGARIGALDGIPAVVRDRANRVVLAGLRASLGEERTRLEAKAYRTPDDEKRLDELRGKLKGLDAIAQRLAAPPSERQQQPFLLRVSADGQGRAVVAMGDPDRSANVATLVPGTKSGLAEGGSYLNHADAMAYAAARAGSPSTSVISWVGYDAPQSIVPGAAQDSYADNARADLARFQDGLRVTHEGAPSHNTVVGHSYGSTVVGHTARDMGIKADELVFIGSPGVGVERADQLNMPPDRVHASVAQHDIIKGTNIPIPAAGLPPSAPDPMVPGPGQPGPRLEIDPHGPDPASPGFGGKVFTSDPGTRGPALLGGLSEKAHSEYWEERSSSLRNMGRIIAGKPTD